From Ailuropoda melanoleuca isolate Jingjing chromosome 8, ASM200744v2, whole genome shotgun sequence, a single genomic window includes:
- the MCAM gene encoding cell surface glycoprotein MUC18 isoform X2: MRPHSGVPGEAEPPTPELVEVEVGGTALLKCGPSHSQANFSHVDWFSVHKEKPTLIFRVRKGQGQSEPGEYQQRLSLQDRGTTLALSHVTPHDERVFLCQGKRPQSQEHRIQLRVYKAPEEPTIQVNPLGISVSSKEPVEVATCVGRNGYPVPQVIWYKNGHSLKEEKNRVHIQSSQIVESSGLYTLESVLNAQLVKEDKEARFYCELNYRLPSGNHMKESQEVNVQVFYPAEKVWLEVEPSGPLKEGDRVEIRCLADGNPPPHFTISKQNLSTEEMEEMTPEDNGALVFESARKEHSGLYQCQGLDLETMASLLSDPQELLVNYVSDVRVSPAAPESQEGGSLTLTCEADSNQAVQFQWLREKTGRVLEKGPVLQLHSLKREAGGGYRCVASVPSVPGLNRTRLVHVAIFGSPWMTLKERKMWVRENAVLNLSCEASGHPRPTISWSVEGTAQEQDQDPQSVLSVLSVLVTPELLRTGAECVASNSLGRNTTAIFLELASNRSTGLSTSTVSPPVRANGTSTEKKLPEPESKGVAIVAVTVCVLVLAVLGAVLYFFHKKGKLPCGRSGKQEMERNTSI, from the exons ATGAGACCACATTCAG GTGTGCCTGGAGAGGCGGAACCCCCCACACCGGAGCTGGTGGAGGTGGAAGTGGGCGGCACGGCGCTTCTGAAGTGCGGCCCCTCGCATTCCCAGGCCAACTTCAGCCACGTGGACTGGTTTTCT GTGCACAAGGAGAAGCCCACGCTCATCTTCCGCGTGCGCAAGGGCCAGGGCCAGAGCGAACCCGGGGAGTACCAGCAGCGGCTCAGCCTCCAGGACCGAGGGACCACACTGGCCTTGAGCCACGTCACCCCCCACGACGAGCGCGTCTTCCTGTGCCAGGGCAAGCGCCCGCAGTCCCAGGAGCACCGCATCCAACTCAGGGTCTACA AAGCTCCGGAGGAGCCGACCATCCAGGTCAACCCCTTGGGCATCTCGGTGAGCAGTAAGGAGCCTGTGGAG GTGGCCACCTGTGTGGGCAGAAATGGGTACCCCGTTCCTCAAGTCATCTGGTATAAGAATGGCCACTCCCTGAAGGAGGAGAAGAACC GGGTTCACATTCAGTCATCGCAGATCGTGGAGTCGAGCGGCCTGTACACCCTGGAGAGCGTTCTGAACGCCCAGCTGGTGAAGGAGGACAAAGAGGCGCGGTTTTACTGTGAGCTCAACTACCGGCTGCCCAGCGGCAACCACATGAAGGAGTCCCAGGAAGTCAACGTGCAGGTCTTCT ACCCGGCGGAGAAGGTGTGGCTGGAGGTGGAGCCCTCGGGACCGCTGAAGGAAGGGGACCGCGTGGAAATCCGGTGTTTGGCGGACGGCAACCCCCCGCCCCACTTCACCATCAGCAAGCAG AACCTCAGCACCGAGGAGATGGAGGAGATGACGCCCGAGGACAACGGGGCCCTGGTCTTCGAGTCCGCCCGGAAGGAGCACAGCGGGCTCTATCAGTGTCAGGGCCTGGACCTGGAGACCATGGCATCGCTGCTGAGCGACCCACAGGAGCTGCTGGTGAACT ACGTGTCCGACGTGCGGGTGAGCCCCGCGGCCCCGGAGAGCCAGGAGGGCGGCAGCCTCACCCTCACCTGTGAGGCGGACAGTAACCAAGCCGTGCAGTTCCAGTGGCTGAGAGAGAAG ACAGGCCGGGTGCTGGAGAAGGGGCCTGTGCTCCAGTTGCACAGCCTGAAGCGCGAGGCCGGCGGAGGCTACCGCTGCGTGGCGTCCGTGCCCAGCGTCCCGGGCCTGAACCGCACGCGGCTGGTCCACGTGGCCATTTTCG GGTCCCCGTGGATGACgctgaaggagaggaagatgTGGGTGCGAGAGAACGCGGTGTTGAACCTGTCGTGCGAAGCCTCGGGACACCCCCGGCCCACCATCTCCTGGAGCGTCGAGGGCACG GCACAGGAACAAGACCAGGATCCCCAGAGCGTCCTGAGCGTCCTGAGTGTCCTCGTGACCCCAGAGCTGCTGCGGACGGGAGCTGAGTGCGTGGCCTCCAACTCCCTGGGCAGAAACACCACCGCCATTTTCCTGGAGCTGG CCTCCAACAGGAGCACGGGCCTCAGCACCTCCACCGTCAGCCCGCCCGTCCGAGCCAACGGCACCTCCACAG AGAAGAAGCTGCCAGAGCCTGAAAGCAAGGGTGTGGCCATCGTGGCCGTGACTGTGTGCGTCCTGGTCCTGGCTGTGCTGGGTGCCGTCCTCTACTTCTTCCACAAGAAGGGCAAGCTGCCGTGCGGGCGGTCAGGCAAGCAGGAGAT GGAGAGAAATACATCGATCTGA
- the RNF26 gene encoding E3 ubiquitin-protein ligase RNF26 yields MINLHSPIMEAVYLIVNGVGLVLDLLTLVLDLNFLLVSSLLASLAWLLAFIYNLPHTVLTSLLHLGRGVLLSLLALIEALVRFTFGGLQALCTLLYSCCSGLESLKLLGHLASHGALRSREILHRGVLNVVSNGHALLRQVCDICAIAMSLVAYVINSLVNICLIGTQNLFSLMLALWDAVTGPLWRMTDVVAAFLAHISSSAVAMAILLWTPCQLALELLASAVRLLASFVLVNVTGLVLLACVLAVMVTVLHPDLTLRLATRALSQLHARPSYHRLREDVVRLSRLALDLEAWRRVWSRSLQLATWPNRGGAPGAPQGGPRRVPSARTWRQDTLPEAGSRSEAEEEEEVRMARATAARGRERLNEEESIAGQDPWQLLKEQEERKKCVICQDQSKTVLLLPCRHLCLCQACTEILMRHPISHRNCPLCRRGILQTLNVYL; encoded by the coding sequence ATGATTAACCTCCACAGCCCTATCATGGAGGCTGTGTACCTGATAGTGAATGGGGTGGGCCTTGTGCTGGACCTGCTGACCTTGGTGTTGGACCTCAACTTCCTGCTGGTGTCCTCCCTCCTGGCTTCCTTGGCCTGGCTCCTGGCCTTCATCTACAACCTGCCACACACGGTACTGACTAGTCTTTTGCACTTGGGCCGCGGAGTCCTGCTTTCATTGCTGGCCTTGATTGAAGCCTTGGTCCGATTCACCTTTGGGGGCTTGCAGGCCTTGTGCACCTTGCTGTACAGCTGCTGCTCTGGCCTGGAGAGCTTAaagctcctggggcacctggcctCTCACGGGGCACTGAGGAGCCGGGAGATACTGCACCGGGGTGTCCTCAATGTGGTCTCCAATGGCCATGCTTTGCTGCGCCAGGTCTGTGACATCTGTGCCATTGCCATGAGCCTGGTGGCCTACGTGATCAACAGCCTGGTCAACATCTGCCTCATTGGCACTCAGAACCTTTTCTCTCTGATGCTCGCCTTGTGGGATGCAGTGACGGGGCCATTGTGGAGGATGACAGACGTTGTAGCTGCCTTCCTAGCCCACATTTCTAGCAGTGCCGTGGCCATGGCCATTCTCCTCTGGACCCCCTGCCAGCTAGCACTGGAGCTGCTAGCGTCAGCTGTCCGTCTCCTGGCCAGCTTCGTGCTTGTCAATGTCACCGGCCTGGTGCTGTTGGCTTGCGTGCTGGCAGTGATGGTGACTGTGTTGCACCCGGACCTCACCCTGAGACTGGCCACCCGGGCACTCAGTCAGCTCCACGCCCGGCCGTCCTACCACCGGCTCCGAGAGGATGTTGTGCGGCTGTCTCGCCTAGCACTGGACTTGGAGGCCTGGCGCCGAGTCTGGAGTCGCAGCCTGCAGCTGGCCACCTGGCCGAAccggggaggggctcctggggcccCTCAGGGTGGCCCTAGGAGGGTGCCCTCAGCCAGGACCTGGAGACAGGACACTCTTCCCGAAGCAGGGTCCAGAtcagaggcagaagaagaggaagaggtcAGGATGGCCAGAGCAACAGCTGCCCGCGGCCGGGAGAGGCTCAATGAGGAGGAGTCTATAGCCGGGCAAGACCCATGGCAGTTGCTCAAGGAGCAAGAGGAGCGGAAGAAGTGTGTCATCTGCCAGGACCAGAGCAAGACGGTGCTGCTTCTGCCCTGTCGGCACCTGTGCCTGTGCCAGGCTTGCACTGAAATCCTGATGCGTCACCCCATCTCCCACCGCAACTGCCCCCTCTGCCGCCGGGGCATTCTGCAGACCCTCAATGTCTACCTCTGA
- the MCAM gene encoding cell surface glycoprotein MUC18 isoform X1, translating to MRPHSGVPGEAEPPTPELVEVEVGGTALLKCGPSHSQANFSHVDWFSVHKEKPTLIFRVRKGQGQSEPGEYQQRLSLQDRGTTLALSHVTPHDERVFLCQGKRPQSQEHRIQLRVYKAPEEPTIQVNPLGISVSSKEPVEVATCVGRNGYPVPQVIWYKNGHSLKEEKNRVHIQSSQIVESSGLYTLESVLNAQLVKEDKEARFYCELNYRLPSGNHMKESQEVNVQVFYPAEKVWLEVEPSGPLKEGDRVEIRCLADGNPPPHFTISKQNLSTEEMEEMTPEDNGALVFESARKEHSGLYQCQGLDLETMASLLSDPQELLVNYVSDVRVSPAAPESQEGGSLTLTCEADSNQAVQFQWLREKTGRVLEKGPVLQLHSLKREAGGGYRCVASVPSVPGLNRTRLVHVAIFGSPWMTLKERKMWVRENAVLNLSCEASGHPRPTISWSVEGTAQEQDQDPQSVLSVLSVLVTPELLRTGAECVASNSLGRNTTAIFLELASNRSTGLSTSTVSPPVRANGTSTEKKLPEPESKGVAIVAVTVCVLVLAVLGAVLYFFHKKGKLPCGRSGKQEITLPPSRKSEYVVEVKSDKLPEEMGLLQGSSGDQRAPGDQGEKYIDLRH from the exons ATGAGACCACATTCAG GTGTGCCTGGAGAGGCGGAACCCCCCACACCGGAGCTGGTGGAGGTGGAAGTGGGCGGCACGGCGCTTCTGAAGTGCGGCCCCTCGCATTCCCAGGCCAACTTCAGCCACGTGGACTGGTTTTCT GTGCACAAGGAGAAGCCCACGCTCATCTTCCGCGTGCGCAAGGGCCAGGGCCAGAGCGAACCCGGGGAGTACCAGCAGCGGCTCAGCCTCCAGGACCGAGGGACCACACTGGCCTTGAGCCACGTCACCCCCCACGACGAGCGCGTCTTCCTGTGCCAGGGCAAGCGCCCGCAGTCCCAGGAGCACCGCATCCAACTCAGGGTCTACA AAGCTCCGGAGGAGCCGACCATCCAGGTCAACCCCTTGGGCATCTCGGTGAGCAGTAAGGAGCCTGTGGAG GTGGCCACCTGTGTGGGCAGAAATGGGTACCCCGTTCCTCAAGTCATCTGGTATAAGAATGGCCACTCCCTGAAGGAGGAGAAGAACC GGGTTCACATTCAGTCATCGCAGATCGTGGAGTCGAGCGGCCTGTACACCCTGGAGAGCGTTCTGAACGCCCAGCTGGTGAAGGAGGACAAAGAGGCGCGGTTTTACTGTGAGCTCAACTACCGGCTGCCCAGCGGCAACCACATGAAGGAGTCCCAGGAAGTCAACGTGCAGGTCTTCT ACCCGGCGGAGAAGGTGTGGCTGGAGGTGGAGCCCTCGGGACCGCTGAAGGAAGGGGACCGCGTGGAAATCCGGTGTTTGGCGGACGGCAACCCCCCGCCCCACTTCACCATCAGCAAGCAG AACCTCAGCACCGAGGAGATGGAGGAGATGACGCCCGAGGACAACGGGGCCCTGGTCTTCGAGTCCGCCCGGAAGGAGCACAGCGGGCTCTATCAGTGTCAGGGCCTGGACCTGGAGACCATGGCATCGCTGCTGAGCGACCCACAGGAGCTGCTGGTGAACT ACGTGTCCGACGTGCGGGTGAGCCCCGCGGCCCCGGAGAGCCAGGAGGGCGGCAGCCTCACCCTCACCTGTGAGGCGGACAGTAACCAAGCCGTGCAGTTCCAGTGGCTGAGAGAGAAG ACAGGCCGGGTGCTGGAGAAGGGGCCTGTGCTCCAGTTGCACAGCCTGAAGCGCGAGGCCGGCGGAGGCTACCGCTGCGTGGCGTCCGTGCCCAGCGTCCCGGGCCTGAACCGCACGCGGCTGGTCCACGTGGCCATTTTCG GGTCCCCGTGGATGACgctgaaggagaggaagatgTGGGTGCGAGAGAACGCGGTGTTGAACCTGTCGTGCGAAGCCTCGGGACACCCCCGGCCCACCATCTCCTGGAGCGTCGAGGGCACG GCACAGGAACAAGACCAGGATCCCCAGAGCGTCCTGAGCGTCCTGAGTGTCCTCGTGACCCCAGAGCTGCTGCGGACGGGAGCTGAGTGCGTGGCCTCCAACTCCCTGGGCAGAAACACCACCGCCATTTTCCTGGAGCTGG CCTCCAACAGGAGCACGGGCCTCAGCACCTCCACCGTCAGCCCGCCCGTCCGAGCCAACGGCACCTCCACAG AGAAGAAGCTGCCAGAGCCTGAAAGCAAGGGTGTGGCCATCGTGGCCGTGACTGTGTGCGTCCTGGTCCTGGCTGTGCTGGGTGCCGTCCTCTACTTCTTCCACAAGAAGGGCAAGCTGCCGTGCGGGCGGTCAGGCAAGCAGGAGAT cacgCTGCCCCCGTCGCGTAAGAGCGAATATGTAGTTGAAGTTAAGTCAGATAAGCTCCCAGAAGAGATGGGCCTCCTACAGGGCAGCAGCGGCGACCAGAGGGCGCCCGGAGACCAG GGAGAGAAATACATCGATCTGAGGCACTAG